Proteins found in one Plasmodium malariae genome assembly, chromosome: 13 genomic segment:
- the PmUG01_13011100 gene encoding tryptophan-rich protein, whose protein sequence is MKIIFILSYIAGVSFILSSACEFICGFCKLFQKRTKNEEEYPSESCNLKTKDTEKSEKWKEREWDIWIKQIEKSWIIQNSYLEKLTGKWFKNKKDEWEAWLRAMEDKWTYYNENMDDASTLYYFKKSLNWTDDKWEKWITNMKTKSTFPIENIDGDYVLNVFRNNITWTTEQWIEWINTPVRQAMEKDWERWLNEEKYIINNWIHENFINWKNKKFEEWKMKKWKVEEDEFWDTWIPNKIIQFSKRLIYNVKWKNWKERNERETEQWNQLIEKIEYDIYNRETSQWTKWKNEKTKLFNTWIESLTNTWIQEEHWNMWTNK, encoded by the exons atgaaaataatattcattcTTTCATATATAGCTGGggtttcatttattttgtcGTCTGCTTGTGAATTTATATGTGGTTTTTGTAAG cTTTTTCAGAAACGTACTAAGAATGAAGAAGAATATCCAAGTGAATCTTGTAATTTGAAGACAAAAGACACTGAAAAATCagaaaaatggaaagaaCGAGAATGGGATATTTGGATAAAGCAGATAGAGAAAAGTTGGATAATTCAGAATTCGTACCTCGAGAAATTGACGGGTAAATGGTTTAAAAACAAGAAAGATGAATGGGAAGCATGGCTAAGAGCCATGGAAGATAAATGGACGTATTATAACGAAAATATGGATGACGCAAGCacactttattattttaaaaaatctttAAATTGGACAGATGATAAGTGGGAAAAATGGATAACAAACATGAAAACAAAATCCACGTTTCctattgaaaatattgatGGAGATTATGTACTTAATGTTTTccgaaataatataacatggACAACGGAACAATGGATAGAATGGATTAATACACCAGTAAGACAAGCTATGGAAAAAGATTGGGAAAGATGGCTTAacgaagaaaaatatataataaataattggatccatgaaaattttattaattggaaaaataaaaaatttgaggaatggaaaatgaaaaaatggaaagttGAAGAAGATGAGTTTTGGGACACATGGATACCTAATAAAATCATCCAGTTTTCTAAACGTTtgatatataatgtaaagtGGAAAAATTGGAAAGAAAGAAATGAGAGAGAAACGGAACAGTGGAATCAATTGATAGAAAAGATagaatatgatatatataatagggAGACAAGTCAATGgacaaaatggaaaaatgaaaaaactaaattatttaatacatgGATAGAATCCTTGACGAACACTTGGATACAAGAGGAACATTGGAATATGTGGACTAACAAATAA